CCGGAGCCGCAATGAACCACGACCGCCTCAATCCCAGCCCAGACGATGCCATTACCGACGCCGCCGCGCATTGGTGCATGCGCCTGCACGCCGAAGATTGCACGGCGGCAGAACGCGAGGCATTTGCCCGCTGGCTGGCGGCTGACCCACGGCACGCCGAGGAATACCACGCGATGCTGGAGATCTGGCAGACCGCCGACCTGCTGCCGCGCAACGCGACCGTGATCGATTTCAACCCGCCCGCGCAACAAACCACGCGCGTACGCCATTGGCGCCCATTGGCCTCCGCTGCAGCCATCGCCCTGGCTGTATTGCCTTTGGCAGGCTGGGTGGGCTGGGAACAAGGTTGGCTGCCCAACCATTATCAACACTTCGAAGCCAGCGACCGGATGCAAACGGTGGAGCTGAGCGACGGCAGCACGGTGCAGCTCAACCTCAACACCGAGCTGACCTATCTGAATTACAAAGACCAACGCCAGGTCACCCTCAAGCGCGGCGAGGCGTTTTTCAAGGTACGGCACGACAGCGCCCACCCGTTTATCGTCCACGCAGGCCGCGGCCAGACCCGGGTAACCGGCACCCAGTTCAACGTCTGGAAGTATCAGGATCAGGTCAAGGTCACGCTGGTGGAAGGTTCGGTGCTGGTCACCAGCGACGGCAGCGCTGGCGGCTATCGCCTCGGCCCAGGGATGCAGGCCAGCTATCACAAGGGTGATTTCGAGCCGCAACTGGCGCAGAGCGACGATTACAGCAACACCCTGGCCTGGCGCAGTGGCAAGCTGGTGCTCGACAACCTGAGCCTGGAGCAGGCCCTGCCGGTGATCAACCGCTACCTCGACGCCCCGCTGCTACTGGCCGATGCCAGCACCGGCCGGATCCGCATCAGCGGCATCTACAACACCCGTGAAGTCGGGCGCCTGGTCAACAACCTGCCCAAGGTGCTGCCGGTCTACCTGACCCGCAGCAAGGACGGCAGCACCGTCCTCAACAGGATCTCGCCGCCACCCGACAAGGGCTGACGCCTTACAGCGTCATCGCCGCCAACCAGCCGAACGCCAGCAGCGGCAGGTTGTAGTGGATGAAGGTCGGGACCACGGTGTCCCAGATATGGTGGTGCTGGCCATCCACGTTCAGGCCTGAGGTTGGCCCCAAGGTCGAGTCCGATGCTGGCGAACCCGCATCCCCCAGCGCCCCTGCAGTGCCGACGATGCACACCGTGGCCAGGGGATCGAAGCCCAGCTGCACGCACAGCGGCACGAAGATCGCGGCCAGGATCGGTACGGTGGAGAACGACGAACCGATCCCCATGGTCACCAGCAAGCCGACCAGCAGCATCAGCAAAGCGCCGACACCCTTGCTGTGGTCGATCCACTGCGCCGAAGCCTCGACCAGGCTCTTGACCTCGCCCGTGGCCTTCATCACATCGGCAAAACCGGACGCGGCAATCATGATGAAGCCGATCATGGCCATCATCTTCATGCCTTCGGTGAACAGGTCGTCGGTGTCTTTCCAGCGCACGATGCCCGACAACGAGAAGATCAGGAACCCGACCATGGCGCCGATGATCATCGAGTCCAGCAACAGCTGGACGATGAATGCCGCAGCAATCGCAAGGCCCGCGACCATCAGGGTCAACGGGTTGTATTGCACGCTGACCTGCTCGACCTGCTCGATCCGCGCCAGGTCGTAGTCGCGCTTCTTGCGGTAGCTGAAGAACACCGCCAACAACAGGCCGGCAAGCATGCCTGCGGCCGGAATGGCCATGGCATGGGTGACATTGACGCCGCTCACATCGACCCCGGCACGGGCGACGTTGGCCAGCAGGATCTCGTTGAGGAAGATGTTGCCAAAGCCCACCGGCAGGAACATGTACGGCGTGATCAGGCCAAAGGTGATCACGCAGGCGATCAGCCGACGGTCGATGCGCAAACGCGTGAGCACATATAACAGGGGCGGCACCAGCAACGGAATGAACGCGATGTGAATGGGCAGGATGTTCTGCGACGACACCGCCACCACCAGCATCAGGCCGATCATCATCCATTTGACCTTGCCGCCATTGGCATGGCCCTGGCGATCGATCATGGCCAAGGCGCGATCGGCCAAGGCGTGCGCCAGCCCAGACTTGGCGATGGCCACGGCAAACGCCCCCAGCAACGCATACGACAACGCCACCGTGGCCCCGCCGCCCAGCCCGCCATTGAAGGCCTTGAGCGTACCTTCGATGCCCAGCCCACCGACCAGGCCGCCGACCAGGGCGCCAATGATCAGGGCGATGACCACGTGTACCCGCGACAGGCTGAGTATCAGCATGATGCCGACCGCGGCGATCACTGCATTCATGGTTGGCTTACCTCATTAGGACAGAAAAAAGCGCGAACTCTGCAGTAGTGGGCCGCAGATGTCAAAAGCGCCATGTCGCGGCGCATTACCCAGCACGCCCAGAATTTAAATTGAACGTTTGAATAAAGAAAAATACGTGATGGCCGACACAGTCGACAGCCAGAACTATTACAAGGGATTCGCCCCATGCCTTTGCGACAACTTTCCATCCAGTGGAAGATCACCCTGCTCGCCGGTCTCTGCCTGGCCGGCATCGTCACCCTGCTCGTCGGCCTTTCGCTGTACCGCATGGACCACAGTTCGGACCTGGTCAAGGCAAGCAGCATGCAGATGCTCACCGACGCGGCCCAGGGGCGCATCGAGTCGCAAGGTGAAGTACAGGCGTTAAACATTCGCCGTCAGTTCATGGATGCCTACCAATACGGCGCCGGCTTCGCCCGCCAGGTGCTGTTCCTGCGCGAGCAGGCAGAAAAGCGCTTTCTCGACGCCTACGACCTGCGCGAGGACATGACCCGCCAGGTGCGTGCCGCGCTGCAGGCCAACCCTGACCTGCTCGGCTTGTCGCTGGTGTTCGAACCCAATGCCCTGGACAACAAGGACAGCCTGTTCACCGCCAAGCCGGAGCTGGGCAGCAACGAAACCGGGCGTTTCGCGCTGTACTGGTCGCAGCCCCGCGCCGGCGAACTAACCGCCATGGCCCTGCCCGAACATGACATGGCCAACACCGAAATCGGCCCCAGCGGCCAGCCGGCCAATACCTGGTGGGTATGCCCACGCAGCACGGGCAAGGTCTGCGTGGTGGAGCCCTACTTCTATGACATCGATGGCCAGCGCGTGCTGATGACCAGCATCGTTTTCCCCTTGGCCGTCAACGGCAAGGTGATCGCTACGCTGTCCATCGACATCAACCTCAACAGCCTGCAGGCCTTGACCCAGAACGCCAGCCGCAGCCTCTACGAAGGCCGTACCACTGTCGGCATTCTCAGCCCTGTGGGGCTGCTGGCCGGTTACAGCGCCGATGCCGGCAAGCTGGCCCAGCGCTTTGACCAGGTGGACACCGCCAAGGGCGCCGAACTGGTACGCAAACTGGCCGAGGGCAAGCTGAGCATCCTCCACGACCAGCAGCGCCTCAAGGTGCTTGCCGCCTTCGAACCGATCCCCGGCGCCCAACCCTGGGGCGTGTTGCTGGATGTGCCGGAAAACGCCCTGACCGGGCCTGCCGAAACGCTGAAACAGGAACTCGATGCCCTGAACACCAGCGGCACCTTGCTGGAACTGGGCCTGGGCCTGGCCGCCGCTATCGCTGGCCTGCTGCTGGTGTGGCTGATGGCGCGTGGTGTCACCCGGCCGATACTGGGCGTGGCGGCAATGCTCAAGGACATCGCCAGTGGCGAGGGTGACCTGACCCGCCGTCTGACCTACCAGAAGCAGGACGAGTTGGGCGAACTGGCCGGCTGGTTCAACCGTTTCCTCGACAAGCTGCAACCCACCATTGCCGAGGTCAAACGTTCGGTGCAGGCCGCCCGTGGCACCGCCGACCAGTCCTCGGCGATCGCGAGCGAAACCAGCGCCGGCATGGAGCAGCAGTACCGTCAGGTCGACCAGGTTGCCACCGCCTCCCACGAGATGAGCGCCACCGCCCAGGACGTTGCCCGCAGCGCCGCCCAGGCCGCGCAGGCGGCCCGAGAGGCCGACCAGGCCACCCGTGAAGGCTTGGCCGTGATCGACCGCACCACCCACAGCATCGACGCCCTGGCCGCCGACATGAACAACGCCATGGCCGAAGTCGAAGGCCTGGCGCAGAACAGCGAGAAGATCGGCTCGGTGCTGGAAGTGATCCGCTCGATCGCCGAACAGACCAACCTCTTGGCACTCAACGCCGCGATCGAAGCCGCCCGCGCCGGTGAAGCCGGGCGTGGCTTTGCCGTGGTCGCCGACGAAGTGCGCAACCTCGCCCGGCGCACCCAGGAGTCGGTGGAAGAGACCCGCCAGGTGATCGAAGCGTTGCAGGCCGGTACCCGCGAAGTGGTCGGCGCCATGGACAACAGCCACCGCCAGGCCCAGGGCGGCGTGGAGCAGGTCGGCCAGGCCGTCACTGCGCTGCAGCGCATCGGCCAGGCGGTGACGGTGATTACCGACATGAACCTGCAGATCGCCTCGGCCGCCGAGGAGCAAAGCGCGGTGGCCGAGGAAATCAACAGCAACGTCGCGACGATCCGCGATGTCACCGAATCGCTGTCGGGGCAAGCCAACGAATCGGCACGGGTCAGCCAGTCGCTCAACAGCCTGGCCAATCAGCAACAGGCGCTGATGGATCAGTTCCGCGTCTAAGGCTATTGAGGCCGGTGCTTGCCGGCCTCTGCTCAGGCTTCGAACCTGCCACCACCGAGGATCCGGTCAAGCAGCCTCAAGGCAGCCTCCACGTTGGGCCTGCCCCCCATCGGCAGTACCTCGGAGCCTGGCAACGTAGCATCGCGATAGCCAGACGCCATGACCAGCAGGTGCATCTGATTACCGTTGAGGTAAATGTGATGCTGCTCCATGGCATAGGACTGGATCAGGCTCAATGCCCCCGTCACCATAGGGGTCGCGCTTGAGGTACCGGCGTAGTTCTGCGAGTAATCCCTGTTGTCACCGGGCAGGTCTTGCAGGTCGCCTCTGGACAGGGTCACCACACTGTCGCCCCAGGCATTGAGCATGCGATAACGGTACTTGGCATTGGAGTAAACGTGCGGTTTGCCATCGAACGACTGGCATGCACCAATCAGAATGACGCCAGCGTCACCATGGTCGTCGAAGTACGGCCAGTGGCCCAGGTCAACACCCTGGTTCGCCTGGGTCCCCTGTTGCTCAGACGTCTTGCTGCTGCCATTGGCAGCTGCGTTGACCACCACCGCGCCACGCTGGGTCAGTTCCTGCATGACGATCCACCAGGCCTTGTCGTGCAAGGATGGCAGCATCGTACTCAGCACCTCCAGGTGCGCAGTCTGGCGATTGACGCCGACGATGTCCCCAGGCTCTACCGTGAGCAGGAGGTCTTTGAGCACTTGATAGTTGCCTTGGGCATCCATCGAGCGGTTGTTGTACAGGTACAACTCGCTGTCGTGACTGATGCCGGTGGCCCCGATGCCATTGCGCGTCGCCAGCATGACCCCCACCGACGCGGTGCCATGTTTGGGGTCGTGGTTTGGCTTGAGCGAGACGATCTTCAGGCGGGGGTTGTCACGCAGGTCTTCATGCTCTGGGAATAATCCGCCGTCAGTGAAGTGGATGCGTGCACCCTTGCCGGTCACCTGCCCCGCCCAGGCCTTGCGAATGTTCAAGCCTTGCCACCTGGGGCCGGGTTCGTCGAGGTAGGTTTGTCTGGGCTCGAAGTCGGGCGTCGGCTGAGCATTTTCAAAAGCCTTGCTGCCGGCCACCGCTGCACCGGTCAACAAGGCCGCCAACACCGCCGCCACACCTAGCAGCACGGGATTGGGTGGGGAGCATGTCTGCTGGAAGTGCATGGATTCCACATACTCCAGCGCTGCCAGGGTCTTGAGCAATGCAACGTACGTGTCATTAAGCATGCTCGCGGGTTGCTCCAGATAGCCGTAATCGCGCAAGGCCCCGAGCCTGTCGTCCGCCTGTTCCTGGGGGTTGAGCACTGGGTGAGGTGCAATCACTGCCTTGAGGTTCGGCCAATAGCGAACCAGCACCGACCCCGAGTCAGGCTCCAGATCCGCAAGCAAGCGCTCGAAGCCACCGGCACTGAACGCAATAAGCAATGTTGGGTATGAGGTACCTGGGGCTAATGTCGGAAATAATCGCGACACCGGATCATGTGGCGTGGGTGCGCTTCCCCTTTGCTCCACGTCCCGCTTGCGGCGCCCAGCTGCTGACGGCAACGGTACCTTGTCGAGCAGGCTTCTGTTTAGCTCCTCTGCCTTGATATCCAGCAACAAAGGGGGCATGTCGATGAACCCGGCAGCGCCAACAGGCCGGTTCATGGCCCGCGCATGTTTATCCAGCAGCACGACTCTGGGCCGAATGGCGTAAACCCCCGCAGCCTCTTCGGCTACTAGCAAGGCCGGGCATCCGTGATCCCTTACGCGGCCACTGCGCACTTGTGACTGAACTGAAACGCCTTGGAACGATACCGGGCCGCCTGGCCCGTCGCGCTCGAGTTCGTAACGAATGTGATCGACCTTGTGCAGGTCTGCACCGATGCAACGAACGTGAAGTTTTCCATCGAAACGGAAGTTGCGGTAATAGACGAAATCCAGATCCAGGCTCATCAGGGATGCCTCGCGTAGTGGGCAGAATGCGCTTGCCGAAATGGCAAGGCGCACTCTTGCAAGCGCAAACCTCAAGACGCAGAGAGAGCACCTTCCCTGGCTGGCCCAGCAGGGGCTGCAGAGCGGTCGTCTACACTTGCCGGCACTCACACAGCGGCTACCGAGAAGGCCCCGATGAAGAAAATCTCAACCTTGCTGGCCGGCCTGGTGCTCGCAGTTGGCTTGACCAGCACCGACAGCGCCGCCTCGGCAGAGCAGCGCGCGCCCATTCACTTTGGCGCAATTGGCTGGGAAAGCGGTGCGCTGACCACCGAAATACTGCGGCTGATCGTCGAGCGCGGTTACGGCTACCCCACCGACACCTTGCCTGGCAGCACCGTGAGCATGGAAGTGGCGTTGGCACGCAACGACCTGCAGGTGATCGCCGAGGAATGGGCCGGGCGCAGCCCCGCGTGGATCAAGGCCGAACAGGCCGGGCAGGTGTTCGCCCTTGGCGATACGGTCAAGCACGCCGAAGAAGGCTGGTGGGTGCCGGCTTACGTGATCCAGGGCGACCCTTCGCGTAACCTCAAGGCCCTGGCACCGGACCTGCGCAGTGTCGAAGACCTCAAGCGCTATCCGCAGGTGTTCCGCGACCCTGAATCTCCTGACAAAGGGCGCTTTCTCAACAGCCCCAGTGGCTGGACCTCCGAGACGGTCAACAGCCAGAAACTCAAGGCCTACGGACTGAGCGATAGCTACACCAACTTTCGCAGTGGTTCTGGCGCGGCATTGGACGCCGAGATCAGTTCTGCCATCCGCCGCGGCCAACCGGTGTTGTTCTATTACTGGAACCCGACCCCGCTGATGGGGCGCTACAAACTCATACGCCTAGAAGAGCCGCCCTTCAATGCCCAGGCCTGGGCCTCCCTGACCGATGCCAGCAACCCCAACCCGCAAGGTAGCCAGTCACTGCCAGCCAAATTGTCGATTGGTGTCTCCAAGGCGTTCCGCGAGGGCTACCCGGACGTGGTGGCAGTGTTCGAGAAAGTCGACCTGCCGATTGATCGCCTCAACCGCGCCCTCGCCGAAATGAGCGAACAGCGCACACCCCCCAGCGAGGCTGCCCTCACCTTCCTGCGTGACAACCCTGATGTGTGGAAGGCCTGGTTGCCCGCAGAGGTAGCGGCCAAGGTCGAGAGCAGCCTATGAGCGGCGGCTTTCCCGAAGCCCTGCAATTTTCCTTCGCTGAGCGCGTCAACCAGTTGGTCGACTGGCTGGTGCTGAACTACGGCGACCACCTGCGCAACGTCTCGGACCAGCTGCTGCAACTGCTGGTAGGCCTGGAAAACCTGCTGCGCCTGCTGCCTTGGTGGGCGCTGTTGCTGCTGGTCGGGCTGCTCGCCTGGCATGCCAGCCGCAGCGTGCTGCGCAGCGTGACGATGGTTGCACTACTGGCCTTGATCGGCATGCTCGGGCTGTGGGACAAGCTGCTGCAAACCCTGGCCCTGGTACTGGTCAGCACCGGCCTGTGCGTGCTGGTCGGGGTGCCGTTGGGCATCCTGCTGGCCTCGCGCCCGCTGGCCAGGCGGCTGTTGATGCCGGTGCTGGACGTGATGCAGACACTCCCAGCATTCGTCTACCTGATCCCGGTGCTCATGCTGTTCGGCCTGGGCAAGGTACCGGCGGTGTTCGCCACCCTGATCTACGCCTTGCCGCCGCTGGTGCGGCTGACCGAGCTGGGCTTGCGGCAGATCGACCCATCGTTGCTGCAGGCAGCCCATGGCCTGGGCGCCAGCCGCTGGCAACGGCTGCGGCGCATCGCCTTGCCACTGGCCCTGCCAAGCATCATGGCCGGCCTTAACCAGTCTGTGATGATGGCGTTGTCGATGGTGGTGGTGGCCTCGATGATCGGCGCGCGAGGGCTGGGAGAGGATGTCTTGGCGGGCATCCAGACCTTGAATGTGGGCCAGGGCGTTGAAGCGGGGTTGGCGATCGTGGCGCTGGCCATGGTGATTGATCGCATCAGCCAGGCCTATGGGCGCACGGGGCGCTGAGTGCGCTACATGTGCGCTTGCCGGCAACAGGGCCGGCGCTGACAATGCGCTACTGCCCGCTCAGCCTTGGAGCCTTTTCGCGTGTCCCTTAAAGCCCTGCGCACCTTGGTCACCATCGCCCGCCACGGCACCTTCGCCCGTGCCGCCGACCTGCTCAGCCTCACCCCTTCGGCGGTGAGCCTGCACATCAAGACCCTCGAAGACGAGCTGCAGGTCACCCTGTTCGATCGCAGCCGGCGGCAAGTCGTGCTGACCGAGGCCGGGCAATTGGCAGTCGCCCGCGCCGAAAGCATCCTGGGGGCCTATGACGAACTGGCCGATGCCTTGGCCAGTGGCCCGAGCCTGCGTGGCAGATTGCGCCTGGGTGCGATACATACCGTGCTGGCCCGGCGCTTGCCCAAGGCCCTGTTGTGGATCAAGACCCACCATCCGCAGCTACACATCAGCGTCGCTTCGGGCATGTCGGCGGAATTGGCACGGCGTGTCGAAGACGGCGAACTCGACGCGGCGATCACCACCGAACCGGTCAGCCCCTACCCGCAGAACCTGGTCTTCACGCCCCTGTTCGCTGACCGCTTCTGGGCGATCGCCAGCCCGGAGCTAGCGGGCCAGAGCGTGGCAGAGCTGCTGGCCAGCCAACCCTTTCTGCGCTTCGACAAACGCGCCTGGGCCGGGCGGCAGATCGAACAGGAGCTGCGCCGCCAACACTTGCAAGTGAGCGAGCAGATGGAGCTGGACAGCCAGGAAGCCCTGGCAAGCATGGCGGTCATGGGCCTGGGGGTGGCGATCATCCCCATGGCAGACGCGGACTTGCAGCGTTTGCCGGCAGCAACCTGCCTGCCGTTTGGCGAGCCGCAGCTGACGCGCCGGGTGGTGTTGCTTGAACATGAGAAAAGTCAGCGGCGCCACCTGAGCGCGGTGCTGAAAACGGCACTGGAAGCCTGAGCCCGAGCAGACCATGCATTTATTCTCAACGGTCGGTGAAGAAAACAACGTTTTTACAAATCTAACCACCCACGTAGGCTGTAGCGGTATCCGACTACGGAAGGCCGACCATGCTCCACCTGCTGCTGACCACACTGTTACCGATCATCCTGCTGATCGCCCTGGGCACCTTTCTGCGCGTGCGCGGCTTTCTTGCCGAAACCTTCTGGCCCGGGGCCGAGCGCCTGAGCTATTACGTGCTGCTGCCGTCGCTGTTTCTGCACGGCCTGGCCACCGCCAACCTCGACGGCGTACCGGTGCTGGGCATGGTTGGTGTGCTGATGCTCTCGACCCTGCTCGGCGCGCTGCTGCTGGTGCTCTACCAGGGCGCGGTCAACCATGATGGCGCCGATTTCACGTCGGTCTTCCAAGGTGGCGTACGCTTCAATAACTACATCGGCGCCACGCTGGCCGCAGGTATCTATGGCAGTGCCGGCATCGCGCTGGCGGCCGTTGCCAATGCCGCCATCGTGCCTTTGGTCAACCTGCTTTGCGTACTGGTGTTCGCCCGTTTCAGTGCACGCCACAGCTCACCGGCCACGGTACTGCGAGCGATCTTCGCCAACCCGCTGATCGTAGGCTGTGCCGGCGGCCTGTTGCTGCGGGCCACAGGGCTTGGCTTACCCGCAGGGCTTGAACCTACCGTCAAAGCCCTGGGCCAGGCGGCCCTGCCCCTGGGCCTGCTGTGCGTGGGCGCGGCCCTGGGTGGCGCCAGGGTCGGCCAACAGGTGCGTCCGTTGATGGCGGCCTCTGCCTTCAAGTTCCTGGTCATGCCACTGACTACCTGGGGGCTATGCCGTGTACTCGGCCTAGGTGGCCAGGCAGCGGTAGTAGCCGTGCTGTTTCAGGCGCTGCCCACCGCTTCCTCGTCCTATGTGATGGCCAGGCAAATGGGCGGCAACGCACCGCTGATGGCCACCATCATCGCCCTGCAGACCGTGGCCGCCGCCGCGACCCTTCCTTTGGTGCTAATGCTTACGCTTGGCTAGACTGTGATTCAACTCACAGTGCGGAAGCCCGGCCATGCGCCTCTCGTGGATGGTGATCGGTTTGACCACAGCCCTGCTTGCAGGCCCATTGCACGCAGCTGACCCGGCCAAGGCCGCCGTCGCCGAGGACAAGGCCGAAGTCCTTGAAGAAAAAGTGGTCGAGGACGCCCCACCACCGAAGAAGGCCGAGACCATCACCCCAGGCGAGGTAAAAGCGGTTGACCCGGCAGGCACGTCGCCGCTGGACGACAGCATCACCTGCCTGGCCCGCACCATC
The sequence above is drawn from the Pseudomonas putida genome and encodes:
- a CDS encoding FecR family protein, whose protein sequence is MNHDRLNPSPDDAITDAAAHWCMRLHAEDCTAAEREAFARWLAADPRHAEEYHAMLEIWQTADLLPRNATVIDFNPPAQQTTRVRHWRPLASAAAIALAVLPLAGWVGWEQGWLPNHYQHFEASDRMQTVELSDGSTVQLNLNTELTYLNYKDQRQVTLKRGEAFFKVRHDSAHPFIVHAGRGQTRVTGTQFNVWKYQDQVKVTLVEGSVLVTSDGSAGGYRLGPGMQASYHKGDFEPQLAQSDDYSNTLAWRSGKLVLDNLSLEQALPVINRYLDAPLLLADASTGRIRISGIYNTREVGRLVNNLPKVLPVYLTRSKDGSTVLNRISPPPDKG
- a CDS encoding Na+/H+ antiporter family protein — protein: MNAVIAAVGIMLILSLSRVHVVIALIIGALVGGLVGGLGIEGTLKAFNGGLGGGATVALSYALLGAFAVAIAKSGLAHALADRALAMIDRQGHANGGKVKWMMIGLMLVVAVSSQNILPIHIAFIPLLVPPLLYVLTRLRIDRRLIACVITFGLITPYMFLPVGFGNIFLNEILLANVARAGVDVSGVNVTHAMAIPAAGMLAGLLLAVFFSYRKKRDYDLARIEQVEQVSVQYNPLTLMVAGLAIAAAFIVQLLLDSMIIGAMVGFLIFSLSGIVRWKDTDDLFTEGMKMMAMIGFIMIAASGFADVMKATGEVKSLVEASAQWIDHSKGVGALLMLLVGLLVTMGIGSSFSTVPILAAIFVPLCVQLGFDPLATVCIVGTAGALGDAGSPASDSTLGPTSGLNVDGQHHHIWDTVVPTFIHYNLPLLAFGWLAAMTL
- a CDS encoding methyl-accepting chemotaxis protein, yielding MEQQYRQVDQVATASHEMSATAQDVARSAAQAAQAAREADQATREGLAVIDRTTHSIDALAADMNNAMAEVEGLAQNSEKIGSVLEVIRSIAEQTNLLALNAAIEAARAGEAGRGFAVVADEVRNLARRTQESVEETRQVIEALQAGTREVVGAMDNSHRQAQGGVEQVGQAVTALQRIGQAVTVITDMNLQIASAAEEQSAVAEEINSNVATIRDVTESLSGQANESARVSQSLNSLANQQQALMDQFRV
- a CDS encoding S8 family serine peptidase; protein product: MSLDLDFVYYRNFRFDGKLHVRCIGADLHKVDHIRYELERDGPGGPVSFQGVSVQSQVRSGRVRDHGCPALLVAEEAAGVYAIRPRVVLLDKHARAMNRPVGAAGFIDMPPLLLDIKAEELNRSLLDKVPLPSAAGRRKRDVEQRGSAPTPHDPVSRLFPTLAPGTSYPTLLIAFSAGGFERLLADLEPDSGSVLVRYWPNLKAVIAPHPVLNPQEQADDRLGALRDYGYLEQPASMLNDTYVALLKTLAALEYVESMHFQQTCSPPNPVLLGVAAVLAALLTGAAVAGSKAFENAQPTPDFEPRQTYLDEPGPRWQGLNIRKAWAGQVTGKGARIHFTDGGLFPEHEDLRDNPRLKIVSLKPNHDPKHGTASVGVMLATRNGIGATGISHDSELYLYNNRSMDAQGNYQVLKDLLLTVEPGDIVGVNRQTAHLEVLSTMLPSLHDKAWWIVMQELTQRGAVVVNAAANGSSKTSEQQGTQANQGVDLGHWPYFDDHGDAGVILIGACQSFDGKPHVYSNAKYRYRMLNAWGDSVVTLSRGDLQDLPGDNRDYSQNYAGTSSATPMVTGALSLIQSYAMEQHHIYLNGNQMHLLVMASGYRDATLPGSEVLPMGGRPNVEAALRLLDRILGGGRFEA
- a CDS encoding ABC transporter substrate-binding protein; this translates as MKKISTLLAGLVLAVGLTSTDSAASAEQRAPIHFGAIGWESGALTTEILRLIVERGYGYPTDTLPGSTVSMEVALARNDLQVIAEEWAGRSPAWIKAEQAGQVFALGDTVKHAEEGWWVPAYVIQGDPSRNLKALAPDLRSVEDLKRYPQVFRDPESPDKGRFLNSPSGWTSETVNSQKLKAYGLSDSYTNFRSGSGAALDAEISSAIRRGQPVLFYYWNPTPLMGRYKLIRLEEPPFNAQAWASLTDASNPNPQGSQSLPAKLSIGVSKAFREGYPDVVAVFEKVDLPIDRLNRALAEMSEQRTPPSEAALTFLRDNPDVWKAWLPAEVAAKVESSL
- a CDS encoding ABC transporter permease, whose product is MSGGFPEALQFSFAERVNQLVDWLVLNYGDHLRNVSDQLLQLLVGLENLLRLLPWWALLLLVGLLAWHASRSVLRSVTMVALLALIGMLGLWDKLLQTLALVLVSTGLCVLVGVPLGILLASRPLARRLLMPVLDVMQTLPAFVYLIPVLMLFGLGKVPAVFATLIYALPPLVRLTELGLRQIDPSLLQAAHGLGASRWQRLRRIALPLALPSIMAGLNQSVMMALSMVVVASMIGARGLGEDVLAGIQTLNVGQGVEAGLAIVALAMVIDRISQAYGRTGR
- a CDS encoding LysR family transcriptional regulator, whose translation is MSLKALRTLVTIARHGTFARAADLLSLTPSAVSLHIKTLEDELQVTLFDRSRRQVVLTEAGQLAVARAESILGAYDELADALASGPSLRGRLRLGAIHTVLARRLPKALLWIKTHHPQLHISVASGMSAELARRVEDGELDAAITTEPVSPYPQNLVFTPLFADRFWAIASPELAGQSVAELLASQPFLRFDKRAWAGRQIEQELRRQHLQVSEQMELDSQEALASMAVMGLGVAIIPMADADLQRLPAATCLPFGEPQLTRRVVLLEHEKSQRRHLSAVLKTALEA
- a CDS encoding AEC family transporter — encoded protein: MLHLLLTTLLPIILLIALGTFLRVRGFLAETFWPGAERLSYYVLLPSLFLHGLATANLDGVPVLGMVGVLMLSTLLGALLLVLYQGAVNHDGADFTSVFQGGVRFNNYIGATLAAGIYGSAGIALAAVANAAIVPLVNLLCVLVFARFSARHSSPATVLRAIFANPLIVGCAGGLLLRATGLGLPAGLEPTVKALGQAALPLGLLCVGAALGGARVGQQVRPLMAASAFKFLVMPLTTWGLCRVLGLGGQAAVVAVLFQALPTASSSYVMARQMGGNAPLMATIIALQTVAAAATLPLVLMLTLG